The following coding sequences are from one Mycobacterium bourgelatii window:
- a CDS encoding phosphoribosylaminoimidazolesuccinocarboxamide synthase → MRPALSDYRHLASGKVREIYEIDDDHLLLVATDRISAYDYILDNTIPDKGRILTAMSVFFFDLVDAPNHLAGPPDDSRIPDDVLGRALVVQRLEMLPVECVARGYLTGSGLLDYQATGQVCGIPLPPGLVEASKFAEPLFTPATKAELGLHDENISFDRVVELVGEVRANQLRDRTLRIYVQAADHALSRGIIIADTKFEFGTDRDGNLLLADEIFTPDSSRYWPAAEYRPGVVQTAFDKQFVRNWLTSPASGWDRGGELPPPPLPDDVIEATRGRYIEAYERISGLRFDDWIGPAA, encoded by the coding sequence ATGCGCCCCGCACTGTCCGACTACCGGCATCTGGCCAGCGGCAAGGTCCGCGAAATCTACGAAATCGACGACGACCACCTGTTGCTGGTCGCCACCGACCGGATCTCGGCCTACGACTACATCCTGGACAACACCATCCCGGACAAAGGCCGAATCCTGACCGCGATGAGCGTGTTCTTCTTCGACCTGGTGGACGCCCCCAACCACCTGGCCGGCCCGCCCGACGACTCGCGGATTCCCGACGACGTGCTGGGCCGCGCGCTGGTGGTGCAGCGGCTGGAAATGCTGCCGGTCGAGTGCGTGGCCCGGGGCTACCTCACCGGTTCTGGACTGCTCGACTATCAGGCGACCGGGCAAGTCTGCGGCATTCCGTTGCCGCCGGGACTGGTCGAGGCCAGCAAGTTCGCCGAACCGTTGTTCACTCCGGCGACGAAGGCCGAACTGGGCCTGCACGACGAAAACATCTCATTCGACCGGGTCGTCGAATTGGTGGGCGAGGTTCGCGCCAACCAGTTGCGTGACCGTACCCTGCGGATCTACGTGCAGGCCGCCGATCACGCGCTGAGCAGGGGAATCATCATCGCGGACACCAAGTTCGAGTTCGGGACCGATCGTGACGGCAACCTGCTGCTGGCCGACGAAATCTTCACTCCCGATTCGTCGAGGTATTGGCCCGCCGCAGAATACCGGCCAGGAGTGGTGCAGACCGCGTTCGACAAGCAGTTCGTGCGCAACTGGCTGACCAGCCCGGCATCCGGCTGGGACCGTGGCGGTGAGCTGCCACCGCCGCCCCTTCCCGACGACGTCATCGAGGCCACCCGCGGCCGTTACATCGAAGCTTACGAACGCATTTCGGGCCTGCGATTCGATGACTGGATTGGCCCGGCCGCATGA
- a CDS encoding serine/threonine-protein kinase PknD: MEGTPFGRYHLIELLGRGGMGEVWRAHDTDTDRIVAIKLLPANLSEDKDFQLRFRREAHAAARLNSPHIIPIHHYGEIDGRLYVDMRLVEGRDLATVLSNGQLELPRAVRIIEQVAKALHAAHRVGLLHRDIKPSNILLDADDFAYLIDFGIARVLDDTRMTKSGNTIGTFQYIAPERMDGVEDARADIYSLACVFYECLTGHPPFDLDTMPRLVDAHLHTPPPRPSITREDVPPAVDEVIATGMAKDPDERYATTVELAKAARDAISEPVERPVSSPVLLRSTESVVAPAGVIAQPATIKAESPTTAKPSRPASAPAVPSTTGGISRNAKIALVAGAVAVVAVIAGAVGIPALTNNQPAPSLPSSSSTPTSSERSYGAQVQLPFTDLGINLAVAVDTNGTVYVADQDNHRVLRLPAGAIAPTEVLTGLEDPSGVAVDTASNLYVTDSSSKHVLKLLAGAATASVLPFDDLQRPGAVAVDTAGNVYLADNGDRVLKFSVAATTPQILPFAGLHHANGVAVDATGNVYVADWDSSGASNLGGNNQVLKLPVGASTPTVLPFNDPRGLPAVAVDTTGNAYVTDTSGIVSKLPAGATTSINLPFSGPYNFNSVAVDAAGNIYVATTNHVMFKLTVE; encoded by the coding sequence GTGGAGGGAACTCCGTTCGGGCGCTACCACCTGATCGAGCTGTTGGGCCGCGGCGGCATGGGCGAGGTGTGGCGCGCCCATGACACCGACACCGACCGGATCGTGGCTATCAAGCTGCTCCCTGCGAATTTGTCTGAAGACAAGGACTTTCAGCTGCGATTCCGCCGAGAGGCACACGCTGCGGCACGATTGAACAGCCCGCACATCATTCCCATCCACCACTACGGCGAAATCGACGGCCGCCTCTACGTTGACATGCGACTGGTCGAGGGTCGCGACCTCGCCACCGTCCTGTCCAACGGGCAGCTGGAACTCCCGCGAGCGGTGCGGATCATCGAGCAAGTCGCCAAGGCACTGCATGCCGCCCACCGAGTTGGTCTGCTGCACCGCGATATTAAACCGTCCAACATCCTGCTCGATGCCGACGACTTCGCCTACCTGATCGATTTCGGCATTGCGCGTGTCCTCGACGATACGCGAATGACCAAGTCGGGCAACACAATCGGAACCTTCCAATACATCGCACCCGAACGTATGGACGGAGTAGAGGATGCCCGTGCCGACATCTATTCGTTGGCATGCGTGTTCTACGAATGCCTGACCGGACACCCACCGTTCGACCTTGACACCATGCCGCGCCTGGTCGACGCGCATCTGCACACCCCGCCGCCGCGCCCCTCGATCACGCGCGAGGATGTGCCCCCAGCTGTCGATGAGGTCATCGCGACCGGCATGGCCAAGGACCCCGACGAGCGGTACGCGACCACGGTGGAGTTAGCCAAAGCAGCCCGCGACGCCATCAGTGAGCCCGTTGAGCGACCAGTATCGAGCCCCGTTCTGCTCCGATCGACGGAGTCAGTCGTAGCGCCCGCTGGTGTCATCGCACAACCGGCGACCATCAAAGCCGAATCGCCCACCACGGCCAAGCCTTCTCGGCCGGCGTCTGCTCCGGCTGTCCCGTCAACCACTGGCGGGATCAGTCGGAACGCCAAGATCGCACTTGTCGCAGGTGCCGTTGCAGTCGTCGCCGTGATCGCAGGGGCGGTCGGCATTCCTGCCCTGACGAACAACCAGCCTGCACCGTCATTACCCTCATCATCGTCGACCCCGACATCATCAGAACGTTCGTATGGCGCTCAAGTTCAGCTGCCGTTCACCGACCTCGGTATCAATCTTGCGGTGGCGGTAGACACGAACGGCACCGTGTACGTCGCCGACCAAGACAACCACCGAGTGCTGCGGCTGCCGGCTGGGGCCATCGCGCCTACCGAGGTTCTCACGGGCCTTGAGGACCCTTCCGGCGTCGCGGTTGACACCGCGAGCAACCTCTACGTCACTGACTCAAGCAGCAAGCACGTACTTAAGCTCCTGGCCGGCGCGGCCACCGCGAGTGTGCTGCCGTTCGACGATCTCCAGCGCCCCGGCGCGGTGGCGGTGGACACCGCGGGCAATGTCTACCTTGCTGACAACGGCGACCGCGTGCTCAAATTCTCGGTGGCGGCGACTACCCCGCAAATACTGCCGTTCGCCGGCCTCCATCACGCCAACGGAGTGGCGGTGGACGCCACTGGCAACGTCTACGTGGCCGACTGGGACTCGAGTGGCGCCTCCAATCTTGGGGGCAACAACCAGGTGCTGAAACTACCCGTCGGGGCATCCACCCCGACCGTGCTGCCGTTCAACGACCCACGTGGCCTGCCGGCGGTGGCGGTGGACACCACCGGCAACGCGTACGTCACCGACACCAGCGGAATAGTGTCCAAATTGCCGGCCGGTGCGACCACCTCGATCAATCTGCCGTTTAGCGGGCCTTACAACTTCAATAGCGTCGCGGTGGACGCCGCCGGCAACATCTATGTCGCCACGACCAACCATGTGATGTTCAAACTGACGGTGGAATGA
- a CDS encoding tellurite resistance/C4-dicarboxylate transporter family protein: protein MAVRLAGIKPSPDVFAAVMATGILSIAASKHYYHWISDALGVLATCGLAALVALVLFTRAVTQWDLTDPDVTLRLFTFVAACAVLDSRLARVGWVVLALGVIATASWLVLTTLCARNMWVHRWVPLRDRAHGAWELASVGTSGLAIVGAQVALNTSQHWAFGVAAPVWVLGLAIYGLMTWLILWRVIAERPDGLAPDSWILMGGLAIATLAGDGIHTLSPDWLAPAVKGITVLTWLAATLWIPPLVYFGLQRISRRPSTLKFAGVWWAMVFPLGMYSAATAATAAELGQRSLTTVSLVFFWVALATWIIVVVAGVRRARAKASGLFPFTRGGGDQPV, encoded by the coding sequence ATGGCCGTCCGGCTTGCCGGAATCAAGCCGTCACCGGATGTCTTCGCCGCGGTGATGGCGACCGGCATCCTGTCGATCGCGGCGAGTAAGCATTACTACCACTGGATCAGCGACGCATTGGGTGTCCTTGCCACCTGTGGTCTAGCCGCGCTCGTCGCGCTGGTGTTGTTCACCCGCGCCGTCACCCAGTGGGACTTGACGGATCCCGATGTCACCTTACGGTTGTTCACCTTCGTGGCCGCCTGCGCGGTGCTGGACAGTAGGTTGGCGCGCGTCGGCTGGGTGGTGTTGGCGCTAGGCGTGATTGCGACGGCGTCGTGGTTGGTACTGACGACGCTCTGCGCGCGCAATATGTGGGTTCATCGGTGGGTGCCGCTGCGGGACCGCGCGCACGGCGCGTGGGAGCTGGCCAGCGTGGGAACCTCAGGTCTGGCCATCGTGGGCGCCCAGGTGGCGCTGAACACATCACAGCACTGGGCGTTTGGCGTGGCGGCGCCGGTCTGGGTGCTGGGCCTGGCGATCTACGGCCTGATGACCTGGCTGATCCTGTGGCGAGTGATCGCAGAGAGGCCGGACGGACTGGCGCCCGACTCGTGGATTCTCATGGGTGGGTTGGCCATTGCGACCCTGGCCGGCGATGGTATTCACACGCTCTCGCCCGACTGGCTGGCGCCGGCCGTCAAGGGCATCACGGTATTGACCTGGTTGGCGGCCACCCTCTGGATACCGCCGCTGGTCTACTTCGGCCTGCAACGCATCAGCCGGCGCCCATCCACCCTCAAGTTCGCCGGCGTGTGGTGGGCGATGGTATTCCCGTTGGGCATGTATTCCGCGGCGACCGCCGCCACGGCGGCAGAATTGGGCCAGCGGTCGCTGACCACCGTCTCGCTGGTCTTCTTCTGGGTCGCGCTGGCGACGTGGATCATCGTGGTCGTCGCCGGTGTGCGGCGCGCGCGGGCGAAAGCGTCAGGCCTCTTTCCGTTCACCCGAGGAGGCGGGGATCAGCCTGTATGA
- a CDS encoding cytochrome P450: MTLASSLKDIDFTDLDNFADGFPHDLFAVHRREAPVYWHEPTDNTPDGEGFWSVATHAETLEVLRDPVTYSSVTGGDRPYGGTLLQDLAIAGQVLNMMDDPRHSQVRRLVSSGLTPRMIRRVEDDLRGRARRLLDDVVPGQPFDFLIEIAAELPMQMICILLGVPESERHWLFEAIEPQFDFGGSRKAALSQLSVEEAGSRMYAYGQELIASKRANPTDDMLSVVANAMVEDPEIADSHILSDLEVYLFFSLLFSAGAETTRNAVAGGLLALTEHPDQLRALRSDSELLPTAVEEIVRWTSPSPSKRRTATRDVTLGGQRIEAGQKVQIWEGSANRDESVFDRADEFDIARKPNPHLGFGQGVHYCLGANLARLELRVLYEELLSRFGAVRLVEPVEWTRSNRHTGIRHLVVELDEA; encoded by the coding sequence GTGACTCTTGCCAGTTCACTCAAAGACATCGACTTCACCGATCTGGACAACTTCGCCGACGGATTTCCGCACGACTTGTTCGCGGTCCATCGTCGCGAAGCCCCGGTGTACTGGCATGAGCCGACCGACAACACCCCGGACGGCGAGGGCTTCTGGTCAGTGGCCACGCACGCCGAAACCCTTGAGGTACTGCGTGATCCGGTGACCTACTCGTCGGTCACCGGTGGGGACAGGCCGTACGGCGGCACGCTGCTGCAGGACTTGGCCATCGCGGGCCAGGTGCTCAACATGATGGACGACCCCCGGCACTCACAGGTTCGGCGACTGGTCAGCTCCGGGCTGACGCCGCGGATGATTCGTCGCGTCGAGGACGACCTGCGCGGCCGGGCGCGCCGACTGCTCGACGACGTGGTGCCCGGCCAACCGTTCGATTTCCTCATCGAAATCGCGGCCGAACTACCGATGCAGATGATCTGCATCCTGCTGGGAGTTCCTGAGTCCGAACGTCATTGGCTGTTCGAGGCGATCGAACCGCAGTTCGACTTCGGCGGCTCACGCAAGGCAGCGCTGTCGCAGCTGTCGGTCGAAGAGGCCGGGTCTCGCATGTACGCCTACGGCCAGGAGTTGATCGCCTCGAAGCGCGCCAACCCCACCGACGACATGCTGTCCGTGGTGGCCAACGCGATGGTCGAAGATCCAGAGATTGCGGATTCACACATCCTGTCCGACCTCGAGGTCTACCTGTTTTTCAGTCTGCTGTTCAGCGCCGGCGCCGAGACGACCCGCAACGCGGTGGCGGGCGGGTTGTTGGCACTGACCGAGCACCCAGACCAATTGCGCGCGCTGCGAAGCGATTCCGAGCTGCTCCCCACGGCGGTCGAGGAGATCGTGCGGTGGACATCGCCGTCGCCGTCGAAGAGGCGCACCGCCACCCGCGACGTCACCCTCGGCGGACAGCGGATCGAGGCGGGTCAGAAGGTCCAGATCTGGGAAGGATCGGCCAACCGCGACGAGAGCGTATTCGACCGAGCCGACGAGTTCGACATTGCCCGAAAGCCAAACCCGCACTTGGGTTTCGGTCAGGGCGTGCACTACTGCCTGGGGGCCAACCTGGCCCGACTGGAACTGCGGGTGCTCTATGAGGAACTGCTGTCCCGGTTCGGTGCGGTTCGGCTGGTCGAGCCCGTCGAATGGACGCGCAGCAACCGGCACACCGGCATTCGGCACCTCGTCGTGGAACTCGACGAGGCTTAA
- the purB gene encoding adenylosuccinate lyase encodes MSIPNVLASRYASAEMVAIWSPEAKIIAERRLWLAVLRAQAELGVAIPAEAITDYERVLEDVDLASIANRERALRHDVKARIEEFNALAGHEQVHKGMTSRDLTENVEQLQIRRSLELVFSHGVAVVARLAERAVAYRDLVMTGRSHNVAAQATTLGKRFASAAQETLVALTRLRELIDRYPLRGIKGPMGTAQDMLDLLGGDNAKLTELEQRVAEFLGFTLVFHSVGQVYPRSLDHDAISALVQLGAGPSSLAHTIRLMAGHELVTEGFAPGQVGSSAMPHKMNTRSCERVNGLQVVLRGYASMAAELAGAQWNEGDVFCSVVRRVALPDSFFAIDGQIETFLTVLDEFGAYPAVIQRELDRYLPFLATTKVLMAAVRAGMGREQAHHVIREHAVATALAMREHGAEPDLLDRLAKDPRLPLGRDALDAALADKRAFTGAAGDQVDQVAALVDALVSRYPEAAKYTPGAIL; translated from the coding sequence GTGAGCATTCCGAACGTGCTGGCCAGCCGATACGCCAGCGCCGAGATGGTGGCGATCTGGTCACCGGAGGCCAAGATCATCGCGGAACGGCGATTGTGGCTGGCGGTGCTGCGGGCTCAGGCCGAGCTTGGCGTGGCGATTCCGGCCGAGGCGATCACCGACTACGAGCGCGTGCTTGAGGACGTCGACCTGGCCTCGATCGCGAACCGCGAACGCGCGCTGCGCCACGACGTCAAGGCCCGGATCGAGGAATTCAACGCGCTTGCCGGCCATGAGCAGGTGCACAAGGGGATGACCAGCCGCGATCTCACCGAGAACGTCGAGCAGCTGCAGATCCGACGCTCGCTGGAGCTCGTCTTCTCGCACGGGGTGGCCGTGGTGGCGCGGCTGGCCGAGCGGGCGGTGGCCTACCGCGACCTGGTGATGACCGGTCGCAGCCACAACGTCGCCGCGCAGGCCACTACCTTGGGCAAGCGGTTCGCCTCGGCCGCGCAGGAGACGCTCGTCGCGCTGACCCGGCTGCGCGAGCTGATCGACCGCTACCCGCTGCGTGGCATCAAGGGCCCGATGGGTACCGCGCAGGACATGCTCGACCTGCTGGGCGGAGACAACGCCAAGCTGACCGAACTCGAGCAACGGGTCGCCGAATTTCTCGGCTTCACGCTGGTGTTTCACAGCGTTGGGCAGGTGTATCCGCGGTCGCTGGACCACGACGCCATCTCGGCGTTGGTGCAACTCGGTGCGGGGCCGTCATCGCTGGCGCACACCATCCGATTGATGGCCGGGCACGAGCTCGTCACCGAAGGATTCGCGCCGGGGCAGGTCGGCTCGTCGGCTATGCCGCACAAGATGAACACCCGCAGCTGCGAGCGGGTCAACGGCCTGCAGGTGGTGCTGCGCGGCTATGCCTCGATGGCGGCCGAACTGGCCGGGGCCCAGTGGAACGAGGGCGATGTGTTCTGCTCGGTGGTGCGCCGAGTTGCGTTGCCGGACAGCTTCTTCGCCATCGACGGACAGATCGAGACGTTCTTGACCGTGCTCGACGAGTTCGGCGCCTACCCAGCGGTGATCCAGCGCGAGCTGGACCGCTACCTGCCGTTCCTGGCCACCACGAAGGTGTTGATGGCCGCGGTGCGCGCCGGCATGGGCCGCGAACAAGCGCACCACGTCATCCGGGAGCATGCGGTGGCCACCGCGCTGGCGATGCGCGAACACGGCGCCGAGCCCGACTTGCTGGATCGACTGGCCAAAGACCCGCGGTTACCGCTGGGCCGAGACGCGCTCGACGCCGCGCTGGCCGACAAGCGGGCGTTCACCGGCGCCGCCGGCGATCAGGTCGACCAGGTCGCTGCGCTGGTGGACGCTCTGGTAAGTCGCTATCCAGAGGCCGCAAAATACACCCCGGGGGCGATCCTGTGA
- a CDS encoding alpha/beta hydrolase-fold protein, with protein sequence MMARMPPVSRRAVLGLGASAACGAVGAYALDVLFRPRTSEAAPIPRTGTNVPLAPTRPLDPPPPAQAAPTMVTGSFASAARGGITTNWAIARPPGQTKPLRPVIALHGKGNDAASVMAGGVEQGLAQAVNAGLPPFAVVAVDGGGSYWHKRASGEDSGAMVLDELIPMLASQNLDTSRVAFLGWSMGGYGALLLGGRLGPGRTAAICAVSPALWTSAGAAAPGAFDGADDYAANSVWGMPALGSIPIRIDCGDSDPFYSATKQFIAQLPAPPAGGFSPGGHDGGFWSSQLPAELDWIAPLLTA encoded by the coding sequence ATGATGGCCCGCATGCCTCCCGTCAGTCGCCGTGCCGTGCTGGGCCTCGGCGCCAGCGCGGCATGCGGCGCGGTCGGCGCATATGCGCTCGACGTGCTGTTTCGGCCCCGTACATCCGAGGCCGCGCCGATCCCCCGGACTGGGACAAACGTTCCATTGGCGCCGACACGGCCGCTCGATCCGCCCCCGCCCGCTCAGGCCGCGCCGACGATGGTGACAGGGTCTTTCGCGTCGGCCGCGCGCGGCGGAATTACCACCAATTGGGCCATCGCCCGGCCGCCCGGCCAGACCAAGCCACTGCGCCCGGTGATCGCGCTGCATGGCAAAGGCAACGACGCGGCAAGCGTTATGGCGGGCGGTGTCGAGCAGGGCCTCGCGCAGGCGGTGAACGCCGGGTTGCCCCCGTTTGCAGTGGTCGCCGTCGACGGCGGAGGCAGCTACTGGCACAAGCGGGCCTCCGGCGAGGACTCCGGTGCGATGGTGCTCGACGAGCTCATCCCGATGCTGGCCAGCCAGAACCTGGACACCTCCCGGGTGGCGTTTCTCGGCTGGTCCATGGGCGGGTACGGGGCACTGCTGCTCGGCGGCCGCCTGGGTCCGGGGCGCACCGCGGCGATCTGCGCGGTGAGCCCGGCACTGTGGACATCGGCGGGAGCGGCTGCACCCGGCGCATTCGACGGGGCCGACGACTACGCGGCGAACTCGGTGTGGGGCATGCCGGCGTTGGGGTCGATTCCGATTCGCATCGACTGCGGCGACAGCGACCCGTTCTATTCGGCGACCAAGCAGTTCATTGCCCAGCTGCCCGCACCGCCCGCGGGCGGCTTCTCGCCCGGCGGACACGACGGCGGCTTCTGGAGCTCGCAGTTGCCAGCCGAGCTGGACTGGATCGCCCCACTGCTGACGGCTTAG
- the ggt gene encoding gamma-glutamyltransferase gives MPILAANVVCTSQPLAAQAGLRMLADGGNAVDAAVATAITLTLVEPVSNGIGSDAFAIVWDGKQLHGLNASGRSPAAWTPEYFGDQGVPLFGWNSVTVPGAVSAWRELHGKFGKLPFERLFEPAIAHGRNGFLVSPTVADQWAAQVPIFANQPGFADAFLPDGRAPRPGELFTLPDHAATLEKIAATGGEAFYRGELAERMEAHAAAQGAVMRASDLAAHRADWVGTIAGRYRDYTIHEIPPNGQGIVALIALGILEQFDMSSWPVDSADSVHLQIEALKLAFADAQAYVADIDHLPIPPEQFLSTDYLRQRAALIDPKQAKTASAGSPKGGTVYLTAADASGLMVSMIQSNYMGFGSGVVVPGTGISLQNRGSDFSAIQGHPNQVGPRKRPFHTIIPGFVTRNDTPVMSFGVMGGHMQPQGHVQVMVRIADYGQNPQAACDGPRFRWVQGRQVSCERGFSAATLEELHRRGHDLVEVDDYNQFGSCQAIWRLDDGYLAASDPRRDGQAAAF, from the coding sequence ATGCCCATCCTCGCGGCCAACGTGGTGTGCACCTCCCAACCGCTGGCGGCGCAGGCCGGTCTGCGGATGCTCGCCGACGGGGGCAACGCCGTCGATGCCGCCGTCGCCACGGCCATCACGCTGACGTTGGTGGAGCCGGTTTCCAACGGCATCGGGTCGGACGCCTTCGCCATCGTCTGGGACGGCAAGCAACTGCACGGATTGAATGCATCAGGACGCTCGCCGGCGGCCTGGACTCCGGAATACTTTGGCGACCAAGGTGTTCCGCTGTTCGGCTGGAACTCGGTGACCGTTCCGGGTGCGGTGTCGGCCTGGCGCGAACTGCACGGCAAGTTCGGAAAACTTCCGTTCGAACGACTCTTCGAACCCGCTATCGCTCACGGCCGCAACGGCTTTCTCGTGTCGCCGACCGTCGCGGACCAATGGGCGGCGCAAGTGCCGATATTCGCAAACCAGCCCGGTTTCGCCGATGCCTTCCTGCCTGACGGTCGAGCACCGAGGCCCGGCGAGTTGTTTACTCTGCCCGACCACGCCGCCACGCTGGAGAAGATCGCCGCAACCGGCGGTGAGGCGTTCTACCGTGGTGAGTTGGCAGAGCGGATGGAGGCACACGCCGCCGCCCAAGGGGCGGTCATGCGCGCCAGCGACTTGGCGGCACACCGCGCCGACTGGGTCGGCACCATAGCCGGCCGGTACCGCGACTACACCATTCATGAGATACCACCCAACGGCCAAGGTATCGTCGCGTTGATAGCGCTGGGGATTCTCGAGCAGTTCGACATGTCCTCGTGGCCAGTGGATTCCGCGGACAGTGTGCACTTACAGATTGAGGCGCTGAAGCTCGCCTTCGCCGACGCGCAAGCCTATGTCGCCGACATCGACCACCTGCCGATCCCACCGGAACAATTCTTGAGCACGGATTACCTGCGGCAGCGAGCCGCGCTCATCGATCCCAAGCAAGCGAAGACGGCCTCGGCGGGATCGCCGAAAGGCGGCACCGTTTACCTCACGGCCGCAGATGCGTCGGGACTGATGGTCTCCATGATCCAATCGAATTACATGGGCTTCGGGTCGGGAGTCGTCGTGCCGGGAACGGGAATCTCGCTGCAAAACCGCGGCTCGGATTTCTCTGCCATTCAGGGACATCCGAACCAAGTCGGCCCCAGAAAGCGTCCGTTCCACACGATCATTCCCGGATTCGTCACCAGAAACGACACGCCGGTGATGAGTTTCGGGGTGATGGGCGGCCACATGCAACCGCAGGGCCATGTCCAGGTGATGGTCCGTATCGCCGACTACGGCCAGAACCCGCAGGCGGCCTGCGACGGTCCCCGGTTCCGCTGGGTGCAAGGTCGACAGGTCAGCTGCGAAAGGGGTTTTTCGGCTGCGACCCTCGAGGAGTTACACCGACGCGGGCACGATCTGGTCGAGGTCGACGACTACAACCAAT